The DNA sequence CGCGCACCACGCCCTCGACGGCCAGACGCCCGGCGAGCAGCGTCGACTTCCCCGCCCCGTCGTCGCCCGTGACCAGCAGCCGGTCGGTCGGCGACACCTCCAGGGAGGCGAGGGACTCACATCTCAGGGGCTCCGGTCTCCTTGAGGCGCCCGTCGGCGAGCCGCAGCCAGCGGTTCACCCCGATCGCGGCGAGGAACCGCTCGTCGTGGCTGATCACGACGAAGGCGCCCTGGTAGGAGTTGAGGGCGCTCTCCAGCTGGCCCGCGCTGACCAGGTCGAGGTTGTTGGTCGGCTCGTCGAGCAGGAGCAGCTGGGGGGCCGGTTCGGCGCACAGCACGCAGGCCAGCGTGGCGCGCAGCCGCTCGCCGCCGGAGAGCACCCCGACGGGAAGGTGTGCGCGCGGGCCCCGGAAGAGGAAGCGGGCGAGCAGGTTCATCCGCTCCGCCTCGGGCCGCTCGGGGGCGAACGCGGCGAAGTTCTCCGCCACGGTCCGGTCCGGATCCAGCAGGTCGAGGCGTTGCGACAGATACGCGATCCGGCCGTCGTTGCGCTTGATCTCGCCGCTGTCCGGGACGAGTTCGCCGGTGACCAGCCGCAGCAGGGTGGTCTTGCCCGCGCCGTTGGGCCCGGTGAGGGCGATCCGCTCGGGGCCGCGAACGGTGAGGTCCACGCCTCCGTCGGCGAACACCGGCGTGCCGGAGTGGTGGACCCACATCCCCTCGCCGAGGAAGAGGTTGCGCCCTGCGGGCACATGTGTGTCGGGCAGTTCGAGGGTGATGCGCTGCTCCTCGCGCAGCGCGCGCCCGGCCTCGTCGAGCCGGGTCCTGGCCTCGCTGACCCGGGCCGCGTGCATCTGCCCGGCCCGGCCCGCGGACTCCTGGGCGCCGCGCTTCATGTTGCCCGCGAAGATGCGGGGCAGACCGGCGTTCTTGAGGTTGCGGGCGGCGTTGCTCTGGCGGCGCTCGGCGCGCTCGCGGGCCTGTTGCAGCTCGCGCTTCTCGCGCTTCAGCTCCTGCTCGGCGTTGCGGACGTTCTTCTCCGCGACCTCCCGCTCGGCCCGTACGGCCTCCTCGTACGCGGTGAAGTCGCCGCCGTAGAAGCGCAGTTCGTCGCTGCCGAGTTCCGCGATGCGCTCCATGCGGTCGAGCAGCGCGCGGTCGTGGCTGACCAGGAGCAGACAGCCGGTGAAGTCCGAAAGCACGTCGTAGAGCTTGTGCCGGGCCTGGAGGTCGAGGTTGTTGGTCGGCTCGTCGAGCAGCAGGACGTCGGGGCGCTTGAGCAGCTGGGCGGCGAGGCCGAGGGAGACGACCTGGCCGCCGCTGAGCGTGCCCAGGCGGCGGTCCAGGGCGAGGTCGCCCAGGCCGAGACGGTCGAGCTGGGAGCGGGTGCGCTCCTCGATGTCCCAGTCGTCGCCGATGGTGGCGAAGTGCTCCTCGCTCACGTCACCGGACTCGACGGCGTCGAGCGCGCGGATCACCGCGGCGACGCCGAGCACCTCGGCGACGGTGAGCCCGCTGGTCAGAGGCAGGCTCTGCGGGAGGTGGGCGAGCGTGCCGTGGACCGCCAACGAGCCGGTGGCGGGCCTCAGTTCACCGGCGATCAGCTTCAGCAGGGTGCTCTTGCCGGAGCCGTTGGGCGCGACCAGGCCGGTACGGCCGGTGGCCACGGTGAAGGACAGGTCGTGGAAGACGGGGGTGTCGTCGGGCCAGGCGAAGGAGACGTTCGAGCAGACGACAGCGGCGTCGGACATGGAGGTGACCTCGGAGATCCACGGGCAGACAGGCCTCTGCCCTGGGCAGGACGGGGGAGGGGGTACGACGAAGGAGGCCACGGCGTCAGCGCTCGTACAGCGCCGTCCGCTGGCCTGTCACATCCGGGTCTCACCCGGAGATGTCGTCGTCACCCGCCACGTCTGTGTCTCCTCGATCACATGGTTCAGATCGCTGGCAGCCTAGCAGGCGTCTCCGTGCTCCGACAGGCCCGAGCCA is a window from the Streptomyces spectabilis genome containing:
- a CDS encoding ABC-F family ATP-binding cassette domain-containing protein, whose translation is MSDAAVVCSNVSFAWPDDTPVFHDLSFTVATGRTGLVAPNGSGKSTLLKLIAGELRPATGSLAVHGTLAHLPQSLPLTSGLTVAEVLGVAAVIRALDAVESGDVSEEHFATIGDDWDIEERTRSQLDRLGLGDLALDRRLGTLSGGQVVSLGLAAQLLKRPDVLLLDEPTNNLDLQARHKLYDVLSDFTGCLLLVSHDRALLDRMERIAELGSDELRFYGGDFTAYEEAVRAEREVAEKNVRNAEQELKREKRELQQARERAERRQSNAARNLKNAGLPRIFAGNMKRGAQESAGRAGQMHAARVSEARTRLDEAGRALREEQRITLELPDTHVPAGRNLFLGEGMWVHHSGTPVFADGGVDLTVRGPERIALTGPNGAGKTTLLRLVTGELVPDSGEIKRNDGRIAYLSQRLDLLDPDRTVAENFAAFAPERPEAERMNLLARFLFRGPRAHLPVGVLSGGERLRATLACVLCAEPAPQLLLLDEPTNNLDLVSAGQLESALNSYQGAFVVISHDERFLAAIGVNRWLRLADGRLKETGAPEM